The following is a genomic window from Desulfonatronovibrio magnus.
CAGGGTGTGGCCATGCTTTCAAGCGTATTAAACAGCGACCAGGCAATCCAGGTTAATATCCAGATCATGCGGGCTTTTACAAAATTAAGACATCTGGTGCTGGATAACGAGGAATTGCGTAATGAAATAGAAAGTCTGCGCAAGGAAACCGAGGGAAAGTTCCGAGTTTTATTTGAAACCCTGGATCATCTCTTAGCTGAAGATGCCAAACCTAAGAAGAAAATTGGTTTTACCGCCAAAGAAAAAGAGGCTGGTTACGGAAGTTAATTTCTTATCCCTTGATCAGAGACACTTGCTGGTCTCAGAGACCTGGCCCCTGCCTGGCCCACAAAGTACAATGACAGTCAGCGAATTTTGATATGCTCACAAATAATACATACACCAAGCCTGTTAAGCTATCCCTGGTTATCCCGTGTTACAATGAGGAGAACACACTGAAAGCCTGCATTGAGAGAGTTCAAAGCATATCAGATGATTATCTTGAACTTGAGCTGATAATTGTTGATGACTGTTCTGATGATGCAAGTTTTCAAATTGCTCAAGATTTGGCCAGAACTCACAACAATATTAAGGTTATTCGTCATTCAGTAAATCAGGGCAAGGGGGCTGCTTTAAAAACTGGTTTTTCCCATGCAACAGGTGATTTTATCGGGATTCAGGATGCTGATCTGGAGTATAACCCGAAAGATCTTCGAAGGCTTATAATACCTTTGGTTGAAGGAAGAGCGGATGTAGTCTTTGGATCACGATATCTTTACTCAGGAGAAAGAAGGATATTGTACTTCTGGCATAGCCTGATGAATCGTTCACTGACTTTTTTATCCAATATGTTCAGTGATCTGGGACTTACTGACATGGAAACATGCTATAAAATTTTCCGGAAAGAAATTATCCAATCAATTCAGATTGCGGAAAATCGTTTCGGGTTTGAGCCTGAAATAGTTGCCAAGGTATCTGAGTTGCGCTGTCGGGTTTATGAAGCACCAATTTCATATGACGGCAGAACTTATGCTGAGGGTAAAAAGATCAACTGGAAGGATGGTCTCCG
Proteins encoded in this region:
- a CDS encoding ORF6N domain-containing protein, producing the protein MTEKNIYVPEVIAGRILVIRGHKVLLGNDLSELYGVEHRVLMQAVKRNLKRFPSDFMFQITREEWENLKSQFVTSRWGGIRKMPFAFTEQGVAMLSSVLNSDQAIQVNIQIMRAFTKLRHLVLDNEELRNEIESLRKETEGKFRVLFETLDHLLAEDAKPKKKIGFTAKEKEAGYGS
- a CDS encoding bifunctional glycosyltransferase family 2/GtrA family protein, which encodes MLTNNTYTKPVKLSLVIPCYNEENTLKACIERVQSISDDYLELELIIVDDCSDDASFQIAQDLARTHNNIKVIRHSVNQGKGAALKTGFSHATGDFIGIQDADLEYNPKDLRRLIIPLVEGRADVVFGSRYLYSGERRILYFWHSLMNRSLTFLSNMFSDLGLTDMETCYKIFRKEIIQSIQIAENRFGFEPEIVAKVSELRCRVYEAPISYDGRTYAEGKKINWKDGLRALYCILHYGAHSSPLPVQFIIYIFIGSFAALFNLVIFMLLINLFPVSLSALAAFYGAAAFNYWLCVHLLFRKNIRWGSWTEQAVYFSAVTGIALIDMSITMALSAWGTGVLLAKMIASGLVVVLNFLVRKYVVFPEKPPSDWK